In Planktothrix serta PCC 8927, a single window of DNA contains:
- a CDS encoding glycosyltransferase translates to MNTTSKPSPILIIAGMHRSGTSLTASLLQNLGVNIGKQLVGADYGNIKGHFENINFVDFHKSIFKSHNIDELGCIFPEEISLTEADVETAKQLIEINQESDSPWGWKDPRTTLFLDFWHQLLPQAHFIFVYRSPWEVIDSLYRRATDVTLLDHPELAMQMWNRYNRKVLDFYQKYPDHCLLANVYTIGNQTADFIQKINHKFKLNLPCEFSNQFEPSLLVNRILATPKPLFIKAHFPEAIELYQNLEATAYPLSSHLTASELESLNQPLSADWMFEDWAKLRKLEKSQSALVKDLDILLKDRDILQTDIEQWQERFQDAVERLIKTENLLGQTQLKLNGTESQAQEAIAKLISTEEELGKTQGELEGFKAQFQKAVDKLVATEKELGQTQGQLQAVDAKYQEVLARCIQTETELGHTQFQLQELSIQHQDLSIQYQDGLTKLLALEEELGKTQLKLLGAESKFQQALNKIFSLEEELGKAQQEVVAMKSSKFWKLRDKWLGVKRILRPYRRRLIYAIDFPLNWELTGFTEKFLNISGWCFSTGNRPPKAVRARIGTNIFKGEYGIEREDVAEIQPTYSQAKSSGFYIQIRVPQGNSLVELETQERNGKWKVFASYPLTVSTLGASFDVPVQWEQRQGQILFAGWCCHPNHRITQLKLICGNQWVICAYGLRRADVGQVFPSWVGSAESGFEALIDLPSGNWKISLEAHLETGEILIYNCPQTLQVSRYGLLEKSTVKAKQISRYTLAIQKRIAERKQRLGRLLPMPWEIPAIIRQMRQMYRQTNAPLGDILPPQGFELPQSVDPYNAWLEANQWTERSLNYLTTRLAAYSSETLPKISVVMPVYNPPLEFLEKAIQSVINQVYSNWELCIADDCSPDAQVAEFLNKIAEKDSRIKFLFRTENGNISAATNSAASQATGEFIAFLDNDDELTPDALGEMALYLTQYPETDFLYSDDDKIDPEGKRFAPQFKPDWSPQLLLSYMYMGHLLVVRRSIFEQLGGFRIGFEGSQDYDFALRATEVSRHIGHLPLVLYHWRTAPGSTAVSGAAKPASFDAGKHAIQEALTRRQSLGKVYQPNWASELNLGIFAHQFPDQGPSVTIIIPTKNQLKLLQACVESIQKTTYQNYQVLIIDNESDDPKTLEYLNKINSEKIAILQIANNGKFNFAAINNRAVEQVNSDYVLFLNNDTEVINSHWLSQMIGYAQMQGVGAVGARLIYPDDRIQHAGILHGLHHGLAGHAFKLSHRQDFGYLAYSKVVRNYSAVTAACLLTPRQLFLDLGGFNQTDFAVAYNDVDYGYRLFEQGYQSVYCPEAELIHREGTSRGYKDDPKEVAKFRRQYANKIDPFYNPNLSLANEWFQIQPRRYQLKSTANFQPIPKVLMCTNALEYTGAPLHQFEIAVKLASEGKIEPVIFCVDDGPLRYAYEQQGIRVIVREHPLANLYQRETYDIAIQALGEELELEQFDIVYANTLENFFMVDCAQQKAVPCVWNVHESEPWQTYFDGLGSEIAARALECFQFPYRVIFVADATRNLYQPLNSNHNFTVIHNGLDIQRLFQASEQFTKTEARNTLNIGEDEIVILLLGTVCERKGQKDLVKALPLLSSQYHHKIRCFIVGDRPSIYSTELAQLVNQLPEPLKQRLTVVSETPETAQYFRAADIFVCTSRIESYPRVIMEAMGYNLPIITTPVFGIPEQVRPEINGLFYTPHQPEELAKSLTLLLEDQELRQQFAENSQYVLESLNTFEEMTQSYLEIFQESYFINPYPDQTVSPNLQPLEPLDLPIEESTPEVFYEIESVPELEENIPEIEVDIPEIESNIPEIEVDIPEIESNIPEVEAEIESNIPESQPPEAQAKNYWETNPTAAASQWVSNPIVADTIHQRMSGGQTKKYWLRWLIGDYFAGQTFNNLISLGCGIGNHEILMAELEFVQQIDAFDFSEASLEIARRDAIEAGVQVNFYQDDFNTFTLNPDIKYDVAFCSGSLHHVRELERFLEIVHKALHPQGYFIINEYVGANYCIYDKHQMEIINRLYKCFHKLIRSGVMEKKFINPSIHQVFASDPSEAVRSQLILPFIQYYFDIELFNPFGGGILHPMYPLLDHNQFLPGDPKGETIIKLLLEFEQILMEIPGGLESDFCLCVLRPKRF, encoded by the coding sequence ATGAATACAACTAGCAAACCCTCTCCGATTCTCATCATTGCCGGAATGCACCGTTCGGGAACCTCGTTAACAGCTTCCCTACTGCAAAATCTAGGGGTTAATATTGGTAAACAGTTAGTGGGTGCTGACTATGGCAATATTAAAGGCCATTTTGAAAATATTAACTTTGTAGACTTTCATAAATCTATTTTTAAGAGCCATAATATTGATGAACTGGGGTGTATATTTCCAGAGGAAATCTCTCTCACAGAGGCGGATGTAGAAACAGCTAAACAATTAATTGAAATCAATCAAGAGTCCGATTCACCTTGGGGATGGAAAGATCCAAGAACCACTTTATTTTTAGACTTTTGGCATCAATTATTACCCCAAGCTCATTTTATTTTTGTCTATCGTTCTCCTTGGGAAGTAATTGATTCTTTGTATCGTCGAGCAACGGATGTGACCTTACTGGATCATCCTGAACTTGCCATGCAAATGTGGAACCGTTATAACCGTAAAGTTTTAGATTTTTATCAAAAATATCCCGATCATTGCCTTTTAGCGAATGTTTACACGATTGGTAATCAAACAGCAGATTTTATTCAAAAAATTAATCATAAATTCAAACTCAATTTACCCTGTGAATTCTCTAATCAATTTGAACCTTCTTTATTAGTTAATCGCATTCTTGCTACTCCAAAACCCCTGTTTATTAAAGCCCATTTTCCTGAAGCAATCGAACTCTATCAAAACTTAGAAGCAACTGCTTATCCCTTAAGTAGCCATTTAACAGCATCGGAATTAGAGAGTTTAAATCAACCTTTATCCGCCGATTGGATGTTTGAAGATTGGGCAAAACTTCGCAAGTTAGAAAAATCTCAATCTGCGTTAGTAAAAGATTTAGATATTTTGCTCAAAGATCGAGATATTTTACAAACGGATATTGAACAATGGCAAGAACGCTTTCAAGATGCTGTTGAACGTTTAATTAAAACCGAAAATCTACTCGGTCAAACTCAGTTAAAACTTAATGGCACAGAATCCCAAGCCCAAGAAGCGATCGCTAAATTAATTTCTACCGAAGAGGAATTAGGCAAAACTCAAGGAGAATTAGAAGGGTTTAAAGCACAATTCCAAAAAGCAGTAGATAAACTTGTTGCTACAGAGAAAGAACTCGGTCAAACCCAAGGACAATTACAAGCTGTCGATGCGAAATATCAAGAAGTATTAGCGCGCTGTATTCAAACAGAAACGGAACTCGGACATACCCAATTTCAACTCCAAGAATTAAGCATTCAACATCAAGACTTAAGCATTCAATATCAAGACGGACTCACAAAACTTTTAGCCTTAGAAGAAGAACTCGGTAAAACTCAACTAAAATTATTAGGTGCAGAATCCAAATTTCAACAAGCTTTAAATAAAATCTTTAGCTTAGAAGAAGAACTCGGCAAAGCTCAACAAGAAGTAGTCGCCATGAAGTCTTCCAAATTTTGGAAACTGCGCGATAAATGGTTGGGAGTTAAACGGATTTTACGACCCTATCGTCGGCGGTTAATCTATGCAATAGATTTTCCCCTCAATTGGGAATTAACCGGATTTACTGAAAAGTTTTTGAATATTTCGGGTTGGTGTTTTTCTACTGGAAATCGACCTCCCAAAGCAGTTAGAGCTAGAATAGGCACTAATATTTTTAAAGGAGAATATGGGATTGAACGTGAAGACGTTGCCGAGATTCAACCCACCTATTCTCAAGCAAAATCATCAGGATTTTATATTCAAATTCGTGTTCCTCAAGGCAATTCCTTAGTAGAATTAGAAACCCAAGAAAGGAACGGAAAATGGAAAGTATTTGCCTCTTATCCCTTAACCGTTTCTACCTTGGGAGCCTCTTTTGATGTGCCTGTTCAGTGGGAACAACGACAAGGACAAATTCTCTTTGCTGGCTGGTGTTGTCATCCCAACCATCGCATTACTCAACTTAAATTAATCTGCGGAAATCAGTGGGTTATTTGTGCTTATGGGTTACGTCGTGCCGATGTCGGACAAGTTTTTCCGAGTTGGGTAGGAAGCGCGGAAAGTGGATTTGAAGCGTTAATTGATTTACCGTCAGGAAATTGGAAAATTAGTTTAGAAGCGCACTTAGAAACCGGAGAAATCTTGATTTATAATTGTCCTCAAACTTTACAAGTTTCTCGCTATGGACTATTAGAAAAAAGTACAGTAAAAGCCAAACAAATCTCTCGCTATACCCTAGCTATTCAAAAACGAATTGCAGAACGAAAACAACGTTTAGGTCGTCTGCTGCCGATGCCTTGGGAAATTCCGGCAATTATTCGACAAATGCGCCAAATGTATCGGCAAACAAATGCCCCTCTCGGTGATATTTTGCCGCCCCAAGGATTTGAATTGCCTCAATCTGTTGACCCCTATAATGCTTGGCTAGAAGCCAATCAATGGACAGAACGAAGTTTAAACTATTTGACAACTCGACTAGCCGCTTATTCTTCAGAAACTTTGCCTAAAATTTCAGTGGTGATGCCTGTTTATAACCCCCCTCTTGAATTTTTAGAAAAAGCCATTCAAAGTGTGATTAATCAAGTTTATTCTAATTGGGAATTATGTATTGCTGATGATTGCAGTCCCGATGCTCAAGTTGCAGAATTTTTAAATAAAATTGCCGAAAAAGATTCTCGAATTAAATTTCTTTTCCGCACAGAAAATGGCAATATTAGTGCAGCAACCAATAGTGCGGCGAGTCAAGCCACCGGAGAATTTATTGCATTTTTAGATAATGATGATGAATTGACCCCCGATGCTTTAGGGGAAATGGCATTATATTTAACCCAATATCCTGAAACCGATTTCCTCTATTCCGATGATGACAAAATTGATCCAGAAGGTAAACGATTTGCTCCTCAATTTAAGCCAGATTGGTCGCCTCAACTCTTATTATCCTATATGTATATGGGGCATTTGTTAGTGGTTCGTCGGTCAATTTTTGAGCAATTGGGAGGATTTAGAATCGGATTTGAAGGCTCACAAGATTATGATTTTGCCTTAAGAGCAACGGAAGTTTCTCGCCATATTGGTCATCTACCTTTAGTATTATATCACTGGCGCACAGCCCCCGGTTCAACGGCCGTTTCTGGAGCCGCAAAACCTGCAAGTTTTGATGCAGGTAAACACGCAATTCAAGAAGCCTTAACCCGTCGTCAAAGTTTAGGAAAAGTGTATCAACCCAATTGGGCGAGTGAACTGAATTTAGGAATTTTTGCCCATCAATTCCCCGACCAGGGGCCCTCCGTTACAATTATTATTCCCACTAAAAATCAGCTTAAATTACTGCAAGCTTGTGTGGAATCGATTCAAAAAACAACTTATCAAAATTATCAAGTTTTGATTATTGACAATGAAAGCGATGACCCCAAAACCTTAGAATATTTAAACAAAATTAATAGCGAAAAAATAGCAATTTTGCAAATAGCAAATAACGGAAAATTTAACTTTGCTGCAATTAATAATCGGGCTGTTGAACAGGTGAATAGCGATTATGTATTATTCCTGAATAACGATACTGAAGTGATCAATTCCCATTGGTTAAGTCAGATGATCGGTTATGCTCAAATGCAGGGCGTTGGAGCAGTGGGAGCGCGATTAATTTACCCCGATGATCGCATTCAACACGCCGGAATACTGCATGGACTTCATCATGGTTTAGCGGGTCATGCTTTTAAATTATCCCATCGTCAAGATTTTGGTTATTTAGCCTATTCTAAAGTCGTCAGGAATTATTCAGCCGTCACCGCCGCTTGTTTATTAACTCCCCGTCAATTGTTCTTAGATTTAGGTGGATTTAATCAAACAGATTTTGCTGTTGCTTATAATGATGTTGATTATGGTTATCGGTTATTTGAACAAGGTTATCAATCCGTTTATTGCCCAGAAGCAGAATTAATTCATCGGGAAGGAACCAGTCGCGGCTATAAAGATGACCCGAAAGAAGTGGCAAAATTCCGTCGTCAATATGCCAATAAAATTGATCCCTTTTATAACCCAAATTTATCCTTAGCGAATGAATGGTTCCAAATCCAACCTCGGCGATATCAATTAAAATCAACAGCTAATTTTCAACCTATTCCTAAAGTTTTAATGTGCACTAATGCCTTAGAATATACTGGCGCACCCTTACATCAATTTGAAATTGCAGTTAAGTTAGCCTCGGAAGGAAAAATAGAACCTGTTATTTTCTGTGTGGATGATGGGCCCTTACGCTATGCTTATGAACAGCAGGGAATTCGGGTGATTGTTCGGGAACATCCCTTAGCTAATCTTTATCAACGAGAAACCTACGATATAGCGATTCAAGCATTAGGAGAAGAACTAGAATTAGAACAATTTGATATTGTTTATGCTAACACCTTAGAGAACTTTTTTATGGTAGATTGTGCCCAACAAAAGGCAGTTCCTTGTGTTTGGAATGTCCATGAAAGTGAACCTTGGCAAACCTATTTTGATGGCTTGGGTTCAGAAATTGCAGCGAGAGCTTTAGAGTGTTTTCAGTTTCCCTATCGGGTGATTTTTGTTGCGGATGCAACTCGGAATCTTTATCAACCCTTAAATAGTAATCACAATTTTACGGTGATTCATAATGGTTTAGATATTCAACGGTTATTTCAAGCCTCAGAACAATTCACCAAAACTGAAGCCAGAAATACGTTAAATATAGGAGAAGATGAAATCGTTATTCTGTTATTGGGAACCGTTTGTGAACGCAAAGGACAAAAGGATTTAGTCAAGGCTTTGCCCTTATTATCCTCTCAATATCATCACAAAATTCGCTGTTTTATTGTAGGCGATCGCCCCAGTATTTATAGCACTGAATTAGCTCAATTAGTCAACCAACTTCCTGAACCCTTAAAACAACGATTAACAGTGGTTTCTGAAACGCCAGAAACAGCGCAATATTTCCGGGCTGCGGATATTTTTGTTTGTACATCTCGGATTGAAAGTTATCCCAGAGTCATCATGGAAGCAATGGGATATAATCTCCCCATTATCACTACTCCAGTCTTTGGAATTCCTGAACAAGTTCGCCCCGAAATTAACGGTTTATTCTACACACCTCATCAGCCAGAAGAATTAGCAAAATCTTTGACTTTACTCCTAGAAGATCAGGAATTAAGACAACAATTCGCTGAAAATTCTCAATATGTTTTAGAGTCTCTTAACACCTTTGAGGAAATGACTCAAAGCTATTTAGAAATATTCCAAGAATCTTATTTTATTAATCCTTATCCCGATCAGACTGTTTCTCCAAATCTTCAACCCCTCGAACCCTTAGATTTACCCATTGAAGAATCCACTCCTGAAGTTTTTTATGAGATTGAATCTGTTCCTGAATTAGAAGAAAATATCCCTGAAATTGAAGTTGATATCCCTGAAATTGAATCAAATATTCCTGAAATTGAAGTTGATATCCCTGAAATTGAATCAAATATTCCTGAAGTTGAAGCTGAAATTGAATCAAATATTCCCGAATCTCAACCTCCCGAAGCTCAAGCTAAAAATTATTGGGAAACTAACCCAACCGCCGCCGCCAGTCAGTGGGTTTCTAATCCCATTGTTGCTGATACAATTCATCAACGAATGTCTGGAGGTCAAACTAAGAAATATTGGTTACGGTGGTTAATTGGAGATTATTTTGCAGGTCAAACTTTTAATAATCTAATTTCCTTGGGATGTGGAATTGGCAATCATGAAATTTTAATGGCAGAATTAGAATTTGTCCAACAGATTGATGCTTTTGATTTTTCGGAAGCATCCTTAGAAATTGCCCGACGAGATGCAATAGAAGCCGGAGTCCAAGTTAACTTTTATCAGGATGATTTTAATACGTTTACCCTAAATCCAGACATTAAATATGATGTAGCATTTTGTTCAGGCTCTTTGCATCATGTTCGAGAATTGGAACGATTTTTAGAAATTGTGCATAAGGCATTACATCCGCAAGGCTATTTCATTATTAATGAATATGTTGGAGCTAATTATTGCATCTACGATAAACACCAGATGGAAATTATTAATCGTCTGTATAAATGTTTTCATAAATTAATCCGATCAGGGGTTATGGAGAAAAAATTTATTAATCCCAGCATCCATCAAGTGTTTGCCTCTGACCCTTCAGAAGCGGTTCGTTCTCAACTGATTTTACCCTTCATTCAATATTATTTTGATATTGAACTATTTAATCCCTTTGGAGGAGGAATTCTCCATCCCATGTATCCCTTATTAGATCACAATCAATTTTTGCCTGGTGATCCCAAAGGGGAAACAATTATTAAACTTTTGCTAGAATTTGAACAAATTTTAATGGAAATTCCAGGAGGGTTAGAATCTGATTTCTGTTTGTGTGTGTTGCGTCCAAAACGATTTTAA
- a CDS encoding methyltransferase domain-containing protein: MTITASDETLSRLYTFRRFFAYRYIQGNGIEVGALNHPLEVSSSTCVKYVDRMSVPDLRKHYPELASFNLVPVDIIDNGEVLGTLEDETQDFVIANHFIEHCQNPIQTLENLLRVIRKDGILYLAVPEKRHCFDRDRPVTSVAHLLKDYEQGPEWSRQQHYEEWVKLVEKEKDENKAQWMVKQLMKRDFSIHFHVWRNQDFIDFLITLKHKLNFPFYLEKIFDNTNEIITIIKKI, encoded by the coding sequence ATGACTATTACTGCTTCTGATGAAACACTTTCCCGGCTTTATACTTTTCGTCGTTTCTTTGCCTACAGATATATACAGGGAAATGGGATTGAAGTCGGTGCCTTAAATCACCCTCTGGAAGTTTCCTCATCAACCTGTGTAAAATACGTTGATCGCATGAGTGTTCCTGATTTAAGAAAACATTATCCTGAATTAGCATCCTTTAATTTAGTCCCCGTTGATATTATCGATAACGGTGAAGTTTTAGGAACTCTTGAAGACGAAACCCAGGATTTTGTGATTGCTAATCACTTTATTGAACACTGTCAAAACCCGATTCAAACCCTTGAAAACCTATTAAGAGTTATTAGAAAAGACGGCATTCTCTACTTAGCTGTTCCTGAAAAACGTCACTGTTTTGATCGAGATCGTCCTGTAACCTCTGTTGCACATTTATTAAAAGACTATGAACAGGGGCCAGAGTGGTCAAGACAACAGCACTATGAAGAATGGGTTAAATTAGTGGAAAAAGAAAAAGATGAAAATAAAGCGCAATGGATGGTTAAACAATTAATGAAACGAGATTTCAGTATCCATTTTCATGTCTGGAGAAATCAAGATTTTATTGATTTTTTAATTACGTTAAAACACAAGTTAAATTTTCCTTTTTATTTAGAGAAAATTTTTGATAATACAAATGAAATAATTACCATCATCAAAAAAATATAA
- a CDS encoding sulfotransferase domain-containing protein — MDSERIRPPQFIILGVQKGGTNSLYHYLCQHPQIVAATQKEIHFFTLNYDQGLDWYQSQFSTEADGRQILTGEGSPYYLFHPLVPQRLYESFPQTRLIVLLRNPVDRAISHYYWEVKLGYESLSLEAAIAQESERLQGEAEKICAEGNYFSFNHQHYSYLSRGIYAAQLQRWMKFFPKEQFLILKSEDLYLDSEKVVNQVFNFLGVPNYQLSTYEKYNANTYPNINPIIRQQLEAYFQPFNQELTQFLDQDWSWGMPENSSNFPHLLSDFPENKSSQSTLTTVEFMKKVDYESAWDNYAKNWQSTSSEQVYVGDEWIGVAAGAASSLAEYESLIEQQFIAPYIQSHHQVLEIGVGGGRTAALLLNYCDRLVCADISNELLNATHKRLGDERVRYVKLDGLTLNGIVPQSLDVCFCYDTLVHIEPRDIFNYLTRIPALLKGDRLCIFHHTNLLSELGWKKFLQDWDKNLLGNRHGTAFSLMTDAIMEKFLTHLNYEILRKDTKSVPRDCVWICRAPEII; from the coding sequence ATGGATTCAGAACGAATCAGACCACCCCAGTTTATCATTCTTGGGGTACAAAAGGGGGGAACCAATTCCCTGTATCATTACCTGTGCCAACACCCTCAAATTGTAGCAGCAACTCAAAAGGAAATCCACTTTTTTACGTTAAATTATGATCAAGGATTGGACTGGTATCAATCCCAATTTTCGACGGAGGCAGATGGAAGACAAATCCTGACGGGTGAGGGTTCTCCCTATTATCTATTTCATCCGTTAGTACCCCAACGACTTTATGAGTCTTTTCCTCAAACCCGGTTAATTGTATTATTGAGAAATCCTGTAGATCGAGCGATTTCCCATTACTATTGGGAGGTAAAGTTGGGGTATGAATCGTTATCTTTAGAAGCAGCCATCGCCCAAGAATCTGAACGACTGCAAGGAGAAGCTGAAAAAATTTGTGCGGAGGGTAATTATTTTAGTTTTAATCATCAACATTATTCCTATCTTTCACGGGGAATTTATGCGGCTCAACTGCAAAGATGGATGAAGTTCTTCCCCAAAGAACAATTCTTGATTCTCAAGAGTGAAGATTTATATTTGGATTCCGAGAAAGTCGTGAATCAAGTGTTTAATTTTTTAGGAGTTCCAAATTATCAATTATCAACTTACGAAAAATATAATGCCAATACTTATCCCAATATAAACCCCATTATCCGTCAGCAATTAGAAGCGTATTTTCAGCCCTTTAACCAAGAATTAACCCAATTTTTGGATCAAGATTGGAGTTGGGGAATGCCTGAAAACTCCTCTAATTTCCCTCATTTATTGTCAGATTTCCCGGAAAATAAAAGTTCTCAATCCACCTTAACCACTGTTGAATTTATGAAAAAAGTTGATTATGAATCCGCCTGGGATAACTATGCTAAAAATTGGCAAAGTACAAGCTCAGAACAAGTTTATGTAGGAGATGAATGGATTGGAGTTGCTGCGGGTGCGGCGAGTTCCTTAGCCGAATATGAATCTTTAATTGAACAACAATTTATTGCTCCTTATATTCAGAGCCATCATCAGGTTTTAGAAATAGGTGTTGGTGGAGGGAGAACTGCCGCTTTACTGTTGAATTATTGCGATCGCTTAGTCTGTGCAGATATCTCTAATGAACTGCTGAATGCAACTCATAAACGCCTCGGAGATGAACGAGTCCGGTATGTTAAATTAGATGGTCTAACTCTCAATGGAATTGTTCCTCAATCCTTAGATGTTTGTTTTTGTTATGACACGCTAGTACATATTGAACCGCGAGATATTTTTAACTATTTAACTCGAATTCCCGCTTTATTAAAAGGCGATCGCTTGTGTATTTTTCACCATACTAACCTCTTAAGCGAATTGGGTTGGAAAAAATTCTTGCAAGATTGGGATAAAAATTTATTAGGGAACCGACATGGAACCGCTTTTTCCTTAATGACCGATGCTATTATGGAGAAATTTTTGACCCATCTTAACTATGAAATTCTCCGAAAAGATACTAAATCTGTGCCGAGAGATTGTGTGTGGATTTGTAGAGCACCTGAAATAATCTAA
- a CDS encoding ABC transporter ATP-binding protein, with product MTEIAISVNHVSKCFKRYRHPVDRLKEIFVPGKSLAHNFWALQDINLHVWKGQTLGVVGRNGSGKSTLLQIIVGTLTPTQGNVEVNGRVSALLELGSGFNPDFTGRQNVFFNGQLLGLKTQEIEAKFDDIVGFADIGDFIDQPVKTYSSGMYIRLGFAVATSVDPDILIVDEALSVGDEAFQRKCFSRIHEIKDRGGTILFVSHSAPSIIQLCDSAVLMDRGELLLEHTPKMIISKYQKMIYADADQMAMIREEIQELGHQPSQPAETLSEPAKQNNFHPENPASPSVSASVSASVSASVSASAWESKNGHYKDYFDPKLVPDHPIKYPSRGAEILDPHITTLAGETVNHLVARNSYIYTYSVKFDKLAAHVRFGMLIKTVSGFELAGASFLATSQSIKQIEAGTVIVIKFKFECQLSPDVYFLNAGVSGIVEGEFTYLDRCIDVGMFRVQPYEDSCSTGVVDLLIEPSLKIKSGQVKHRI from the coding sequence ATGACCGAAATTGCTATATCTGTTAATCATGTCTCTAAATGCTTCAAACGTTATCGCCATCCGGTAGATCGATTGAAGGAAATTTTTGTGCCGGGAAAAAGTCTAGCGCATAATTTTTGGGCATTGCAAGATATTAATTTGCACGTTTGGAAAGGCCAAACTTTAGGCGTTGTTGGGCGCAATGGGTCAGGAAAAAGCACCTTATTACAAATTATTGTCGGAACTTTAACCCCAACTCAAGGAAATGTGGAAGTTAATGGCCGAGTTTCGGCTTTGTTAGAATTAGGGAGTGGGTTTAATCCCGATTTTACCGGGCGACAAAATGTTTTTTTTAATGGTCAATTATTGGGATTAAAAACCCAGGAAATAGAAGCTAAATTTGATGATATTGTTGGCTTTGCCGATATTGGAGATTTTATTGATCAACCCGTCAAAACCTATTCCAGTGGGATGTATATCCGTTTAGGATTTGCGGTAGCAACCAGTGTTGATCCTGATATTTTAATCGTTGATGAAGCGTTATCAGTGGGCGATGAAGCCTTTCAACGCAAATGTTTTAGTCGAATTCATGAAATTAAAGATCGGGGGGGAACTATTTTATTTGTTTCCCATTCAGCCCCTTCAATTATTCAACTCTGTGACTCGGCTGTGTTAATGGATCGGGGAGAATTATTACTTGAACATACGCCCAAAATGATCATTTCTAAATATCAAAAAATGATCTATGCGGATGCGGATCAAATGGCAATGATTCGAGAGGAAATTCAAGAGTTAGGTCATCAACCTTCCCAACCTGCGGAAACCCTCTCAGAACCTGCTAAACAGAATAACTTCCATCCTGAAAACCCCGCCTCGCCTTCTGTTTCTGCTTCTGTTTCTGCTTCTGTTTCTGCTTCTGTTTCTGCTTCTGCTTGGGAATCTAAAAATGGACATTATAAAGATTATTTTGATCCGAAATTAGTTCCTGATCATCCGATTAAATATCCCTCTCGTGGGGCAGAAATTTTAGACCCCCATATCACCACCTTAGCGGGTGAAACCGTTAATCATTTAGTGGCTCGCAATAGTTATATTTATACCTACTCCGTGAAATTTGATAAACTGGCTGCTCATGTTCGCTTTGGAATGTTAATTAAAACCGTCAGTGGGTTTGAATTAGCGGGGGCATCCTTTTTAGCCACCTCTCAATCGATTAAACAGATTGAAGCGGGTACTGTTATTGTCATCAAATTTAAGTTTGAATGTCAATTATCACCGGATGTTTATTTCCTCAATGCAGGTGTTTCTGGTATTGTAGAGGGGGAATTTACTTATTTAGATCGCTGTATTGATGTGGGGATGTTTCGAGTTCAACCCTATGAAGATTCTTGTAGTACCGGAGTGGTGGATTTGTTGATTGAACCCAGTTTAAAGATCAAGTCCGGCCAAGTCAAGCACCGAATCTGA
- a CDS encoding ABC transporter permease: protein MKGVVRSSGRVSRWWLANSQLPLKLNLLGTLVRRDLEARYKGSILGNLWPLLNQLSQLLIYTYVFSIVLKVKLDLEGLPDNELAFGLWLFAGLIPWFAFTNGLIQAASSVVGQANLVKKVVFPLGLLPLVPIFSAFIESSFGLVALIGLTALSAQVLHSTIWLLPLVWIPQVLLTAGLGYLTAGLTVFLRDIPQSLGVILNLWFYVTPILYPVTKVPESWQFWIVWCNPITGISESYRDLILVGEMRHWGELAVSSIFALIMFYGGLWVYRRLRPAFADVL, encoded by the coding sequence ATGAAAGGTGTTGTGCGATCTTCGGGGCGAGTGAGTCGCTGGTGGCTTGCCAATAGCCAATTACCCCTCAAACTCAATCTGCTCGGTACATTAGTCCGCAGGGATTTAGAGGCACGATACAAAGGTTCAATTCTCGGCAACCTCTGGCCTCTGTTAAATCAGTTGTCCCAATTGCTGATTTATACCTACGTTTTTTCGATTGTTCTGAAAGTTAAACTGGATCTTGAAGGCTTACCCGATAATGAATTAGCTTTTGGTCTGTGGCTATTTGCCGGGTTAATTCCCTGGTTTGCCTTTACAAACGGGTTAATTCAAGCCGCGAGTTCAGTGGTAGGACAGGCAAATTTAGTTAAAAAGGTGGTTTTTCCCCTGGGTCTATTGCCCCTTGTTCCCATTTTTTCAGCATTTATTGAAAGTTCCTTTGGCTTAGTGGCTTTAATTGGGTTAACCGCATTGTCCGCTCAAGTCCTGCACAGCACCATCTGGTTACTGCCCTTAGTCTGGATACCCCAAGTTTTATTAACAGCAGGGTTAGGTTACTTAACAGCCGGACTGACTGTATTTTTACGCGATATTCCCCAAAGTTTAGGCGTGATTCTGAATCTTTGGTTTTATGTCACACCGATTTTATATCCTGTTACTAAAGTTCCTGAATCCTGGCAATTTTGGATTGTCTGGTGCAATCCAATTACGGGAATTTCAGAATCCTATCGAGATTTAATTTTAGTCGGGGAAATGAGACATTGGGGAGAATTAGCCGTGTCCTCAATATTTGCCCTGATTATGTTTTATGGAGGCTTATGGGTTTATAGGCGGTTGCGTCCAGCCTTTGCGGACGTTTTGTAA